Proteins encoded within one genomic window of Trichoderma asperellum chromosome 2, complete sequence:
- a CDS encoding uncharacterized protein (TransMembrane:12 (i51-76o82-103i110-130o136-153i174-197o203-224i273-294o306-327i339-357o363-385i397-421o427-446i)~EggNog:ENOG41), whose amino-acid sequence MAITATETAVESAIELTDLAHGSSHEVVGPHEMQPEEGPVEGLSKMAYLRLISAGFSFFVAGTNDGSIGALIPYVIREYNVSTAIVSSVYGANFFGWLFAAFANTHLCQYLNLGAMLALGALFQIIAHALRSWDPPFGLFVVTFWFVSIGQAFQDTHANSYVAGVKSSHRWLAFIHAMYTAGSLVGPFVSTAVASSGQVSRWYLYYTFPLGLGVVNLALTCIAFRDTLGFVRKAAASDNHEHESPDVDQSTETVSRNKNATQLIRKTTSTLSVWLLSLFFFFYLGSVLTAGGWVVEYLVRVRHGDLSQMGFVPAGFSGGALLGRLLLAEPTHRYGERRMVFGYIAAAFVFQLIFWLVPNIIAASIAVSFIGFFTGPLFATGISLGSKLFPPEIRSTALPLVFVFAQMGGSLFPIITGVVSANAGVKVLQPILVALLATTAITWLLVPSPKATPNAALHQE is encoded by the exons ATGGCCATCACTGCAACCGAGACCGCAGTCGAGAGTGCAATTGAGCTCACTGATTTAGCCCATGGGAGCAGCCATGAGGTTGTTGGCCCTCATGAGATGCAGCCAGAGGAAGGACCAGTCGAGGGCCTTAGTAAGATGGCTTACTTGAGGCTGATCAGCGCGGGATTCTCCTTTTTTGTCGCCGGTACCAATGATGGCAGCATTGGAGCCCTGATACCCTATGTCATCCGCGAGTACAATGTTAGCACGGCAATTGTATCAAGCGT ATATGGCGCCAATTTTTTCGGCTGGCTGTTTGCAGCCTTTGCCAACACGCATCTCTGCCAGTATCTCAACCTCGGCGCGATGCTTGCCCTCGGGGCGCTGTTCCAAATCATCGCCCATGCACTCAGATCTTGGGACCCTCCATTTGGGCTTTTCGTTGTGACTTTTTGGTTTGTGAGCATCGGGCAGGCTTTCCAAGACACGCACGCAAACTCCTATGTCGCCGGCGTCAAATCTTCTCACCGCTGGTTGGCATTTATTCATGCCATGTACACGGCTGGCAGCTTGGTTGGGCCATTTGTCTCTACCGCCGTCGCGTCATCGGGGCAGGTGTCTCGATGGTATTTGTATTACACGTTTCCTTTGGGACTGGGAGTTGTTAATCTTGCTTTGACTTGCATTGCGTTCCGAGATACACTTGGGTTTGTGCGCAAGGCTGCAGCAAGCGACAATCATGAGCATGAGAGCCCGGACGTTGACCAAAGCACTGAAACAGTATCAAGGAACAAGAATGCCACTCAGCTTATCAGAAAGACCACCAGCACGTTGAGCGTCTGGTTGCTAAgtctgttctttttcttctaccttGGCTCAGTTCTTACGGCCGGCGGATGGGTTGTGGAGTACTTGGTCAGAGTTCGCCACGGCGATTTATCACAAATGGGTTTCGTCCCCGCCGGATTCAGCGGCGGCGCACTGCTTGGACGGCTACTGCTGGCAGAGCCGACGCATAGATATGGCGAGCGCCGAATGGTATTTGGTTATATCGCTGCAGCGTTTGTCTTCCAGCTGATCTTCTGGTT GGTACCAAATATCATTGCAGCTTCTATCGCAGTCAGCTTCATCGGCTTCTTTACGGGGCCACTCTTTGCTACC GGTATTTCTCTTGGGTCAAAGCTATTTCCCCCGGAGATACGCTCCACCGCCCTGCCATTAGTGTTTGTGTTTGCTCAAATGGGTGGCTCGCTTTTCCCTATTATTACAGGAGTGGTATCTGCCAATGCCGGCGTCAAGGTATTGCAGCCAATCTTGGTTGCTTTACTTGCCACTACAGCCATAACGTGGCTGTTGGTTCCATCGCCAAAGGCAACGCCAAATGCTGCCCTGCATCAAGAGTGA
- a CDS encoding uncharacterized protein (EggNog:ENOG41~TransMembrane:9 (i51-76o82-103i110-130o136-153i174-197o203-224i273-294o306-327i339-355o)) has translation MAITATETAVESAIELTDLAHGSSHEVVGPHEMQPEEGPVEGLSKMAYLRLISAGFSFFVAGTNDGSIGALIPYVIREYNVSTAIVSSVYGANFFGWLFAAFANTHLCQYLNLGAMLALGALFQIIAHALRSWDPPFGLFVVTFWFVSIGQAFQDTHANSYVAGVKSSHRWLAFIHAMYTAGSLVGPFVSTAVASSGQVSRWYLYYTFPLGLGVVNLALTCIAFRDTLGFVRKAAASDNHEHESPDVDQSTETVSRNKNATQLIRKTTSTLSVWLLSLFFFFYLGSVLTAGGWVVEYLVRVRHGDLSQMGFVPAGFSGGALLGRLLLAEPTHRYGERRMVFGYIAAAFVFQLIFWL, from the exons ATGGCCATCACTGCAACCGAGACCGCAGTCGAGAGTGCAATTGAGCTCACTGATTTAGCCCATGGGAGCAGCCATGAGGTTGTTGGCCCTCATGAGATGCAGCCAGAGGAAGGACCAGTCGAGGGCCTTAGTAAGATGGCTTACTTGAGGCTGATCAGCGCGGGATTCTCCTTTTTTGTCGCCGGTACCAATGATGGCAGCATTGGAGCCCTGATACCCTATGTCATCCGCGAGTACAATGTTAGCACGGCAATTGTATCAAGCGT ATATGGCGCCAATTTTTTCGGCTGGCTGTTTGCAGCCTTTGCCAACACGCATCTCTGCCAGTATCTCAACCTCGGCGCGATGCTTGCCCTCGGGGCGCTGTTCCAAATCATCGCCCATGCACTCAGATCTTGGGACCCTCCATTTGGGCTTTTCGTTGTGACTTTTTGGTTTGTGAGCATCGGGCAGGCTTTCCAAGACACGCACGCAAACTCCTATGTCGCCGGCGTCAAATCTTCTCACCGCTGGTTGGCATTTATTCATGCCATGTACACGGCTGGCAGCTTGGTTGGGCCATTTGTCTCTACCGCCGTCGCGTCATCGGGGCAGGTGTCTCGATGGTATTTGTATTACACGTTTCCTTTGGGACTGGGAGTTGTTAATCTTGCTTTGACTTGCATTGCGTTCCGAGATACACTTGGGTTTGTGCGCAAGGCTGCAGCAAGCGACAATCATGAGCATGAGAGCCCGGACGTTGACCAAAGCACTGAAACAGTATCAAGGAACAAGAATGCCACTCAGCTTATCAGAAAGACCACCAGCACGTTGAGCGTCTGGTTGCTAAgtctgttctttttcttctaccttGGCTCAGTTCTTACGGCCGGCGGATGGGTTGTGGAGTACTTGGTCAGAGTTCGCCACGGCGATTTATCACAAATGGGTTTCGTCCCCGCCGGATTCAGCGGCGGCGCACTGCTTGGACGGCTACTGCTGGCAGAGCCGACGCATAGATATGGCGAGCGCCGAATGGTATTTGGTTATATCGCTGCAGCGTTTGTCTTCCAGCTGATCTTCTGGTTGTAG
- a CDS encoding uncharacterized protein (EggNog:ENOG41), with amino-acid sequence MGRQPSSLSCHTCRKRRIKCDAKKPVCSQCEKSRYECLGYDPMLRLENFGVGVGTQPGRQRLVKISQFNSYPVNAPTKTHDTISSHGRTKCRKQKGRGQQTADNSANLTTDSTTTETEDPRLTLSHRLASWPIQPSLEPFTDNVTFSYFFDAYSWINVHSILLQDTPMRQHLAQQSDELCYDSLRALTYGIFGQDHQVDGLKRTARRIYGKVLQQLQSKLGTASKSELASLIKPISIMGSYAITVESDLRFVHHQGLARILEFCGAEYFQDSKILPVFESCRFTIIANALVQRKNTLISEERWKSVPWALRPDVKTHTSKLLDIISDFPGVIQKMDKILNERSQWVAGDTSIIREETPNSIPDLQKQLESIYLDLLAWRYHWFHDNYPVAQEIVDWALFRVSDESHRPGIYTPDVYGLNMGTAASLDVPFGLKASTNKEPEANAKTFALMQEATLYLTGLIWVGRMRKNLAGAARASDAIDFYNASFFSTCRCYYDNLGPSRQLCQVYPEPNENMETAASWNIYTAKISESPIRSLSYDDSKASPITTIHNSYPNPLAISNGMMLIPGDGRFVGQLRVLSWLVKQLPNSRAYVLGTLAAMGLSHCVHDVRPSEGNEDIAETIRETMKKTRYGDAANILLKQYR; translated from the exons ATGGGACGGCAGCCTTCTAGTTTAAGCTGTCATACTTGCAGAAAACGCCGAATCAAATGTGACGCCAAGAAGCCCGTATGTAGCCAATGCGAAAAGTCAAGATATGAATGCCTTGGATACGATCCCATGCTTCGACTCGAAAACTTTGGAGTTGGCGTGGGAACACAACCGGGCCGCCAGAGATTGGTCAAAATAAGCCAATTCAATTCTTATCCAGTCAACGCCCCAACCAAGACTCATGATACTATTTCGTCACATGGCCGTACCAAGTGTCGCAAACAGAAAGGCCGGGGCCAACAGACAGCTGATAACTCTGCCAATTTAACGACGGACTCAACGACTACAGAGACGGAAGACCCAAGACTGACGCTGTCACATCGCCTAGCAAGTTGGCCTATCCAACCAAGCCTAGAGCCGTTCACCGACAATGTTACTTTCTCCTACTTTTTTGATGCCTACAGCTGGATTAACGTACACAGCATTCTCCTCCAAGATACACCGATGCGTCAGCATCTCGCTCAGCAAAGCGACGAACTTTGCTATGATAGCCTTCGCGCTCTGACATATGGAATATTTGGTCAAGATCACCAAGTAGACGGTTTGAAAAGAACAGCTCGCCGCATCTACGGCAAAGTTCTACAGCAACTGCAGTCGAAGCTTGGTACCGCATCGAAATCGGAACTAGCTTCCCTCATTAAACCCATATCTATTATGGGATCTTATGCA ATTACCGTTGAGTCTGATCTTCGCTTCGTACACCATCAAGGGCTGGCTCGTATTCTTGAATTCTGTGGTGCTGAATATTTTCAAGACTCAAAAATATTGCCAGTGTTTGAATCTTGCAGATTCACAATT ATTGCAAATGCGCTCGTTCAGAGAAAAAACACCCTCATCAGTGAAGAGAGATGGAAGTCAGTACCATGGGCGCTACGCCCCGACGTGAAGACACATACGAGCAAACTGCTCGATATTATATCCGACTTTCCTGGAGTCATCCAGAAGATGGACAAGATTCTAAACGAACGTTCTCAATGGGTCGCAGGTGATACAAGTATAATTCGAGAGGAGACACCAAACTCTATACCTGATTTACAGAAGCAACTGGAGTCGATTTACTTGGACCTACTCGCGTGGCGATATCACTGGTTTCATGATAATTATCCTGTCGCACAAGAAATCGTGGACTGGGCGCTCTTCAGAGTCAGTGATGAATCACATCGACCAGGCATTTATACTCCAGACGTTTATGGGCTAAACATGGGCACGGCTGCCAGCCTAGACGTTCCTTTTGGACTAAAGGCTTCTACTAACAAAGAACCTGAAGCAAACGCTAAAACATTTGCTTTGATGCAAGAAGCTACGCTGTATTTAACGGGCCTTATTTGGGTGGGACGTATGCGAAAAAATCTTGCCGGTGCTGCTCGAGCTTCAGATGCTATTGACTTTTACAATGCATCGTTTTTCTCAACATGCCGCTGTTATTATGACAATCTTGGACCGTCTAGGCAGCTTTGCCAGGTATACCCAGAGCCCAACGAGAATATGGAAACAGCGGCATCTTGGAATATTTACACCGCCAAAATATCCGAATCGCCGATTAGGTCGTTAAGCTACGACGATAGCAAGGCTTCTCCCATTACCACAATTCACAATTCTTACCCAAATCCTTTAGCTATCAGCAATGGAATGATGCTTATTCCCGGCGACGGTCGCTTCGTGGGTCAGTTGCGAGTACTAAGCTGGCTAGTTAAACAGTTACCCAACAGCAGAGCTTATGTTTTAGGCACGCTTGCGGCAATGGGATTGAGCCACTGTGTTCACGACGTTCGTCCGTCAGAAGGGAACGAGGATATTGCAGAGACTATTCGTGAAACTATGAAGAAAACGAGATATGGAGATGCAGCGAATATCCTGTTAAAACAGTATCGGTAG